The following are from one region of the Bacillus methanolicus MGA3 genome:
- the polA gene encoding DNA polymerase I, whose amino-acid sequence MEKKLVLIDGNSIAYRAFFALPLLNNEKGVHTNAVYGFTMMLMKILEDEKPTHILVAFDAGKTTFRHKTYSEYKGGRQKTPPELSEQFPFIRELLDAFGIPQYELENYEADDIIGTLSKRAEKEGFQVKVISGDKDLTQLCSEKTTVGITRKGITDIEEYTPDHIKEKYGLTPEQIIDMKGLMGDASDNIPGVPGVGEKTAIKLLTEFKSVENLLNSIDQVTGKKLKEKLEEFKEQALMSKELARITTEAPVDFELMEIEYEGLQKDKVIKLFKELAFHSLLDKISGESEAEETEPMEEIEFEIVSNVQSHIFADNNVFYVEVLEDNYHYADIIGFSVVNEKGKFFISVENALKSEAFREWAEDETKKKTVYDAKRSEVVLRHHQIHLKGVEFDFLLASYIINPSESIDDIASIAKRYNFTSVQSDEAFYGKGAKRKIPDEEKLAEHLVRKAAAMEALKEKLELELKENQQYELFKELEMPLSLILADMEYQGVKIDINRLREMGHEINEQLKEIENKIYDLAGEKFNINSPKQLGVILFEKLGLPVMKKTKTGYSTSADVLEKLEHEHEIVREILHYRQLGKLQSTYIEGLLKVVDPKTNKVHTRFNQALTQTGRLSSTDPNLQNIPIRLEEGRKIRQAFIPSEKDWVIFAADYSQIELRVLAHIANDEKLIQAFKEDLDIHTKTAMEVFHVEKEEVTSNMRRHAKAVNFGIVYGISDYGLSQSLGITRKEAAKFIERYLESYPGVKEYMEEIVKDAKQKGYVSTILHRRRYLPEITSRNYNVRSFAERTAMNTPIQGSAADIIKKAMIDMAERLKAEGLKTRLLLQVHDELIFEAPKDEIEKLKEIVPDVMENAVELKVPLKVDYSFGPTWFDAK is encoded by the coding sequence TTGGAGAAGAAACTCGTTTTAATAGATGGCAATAGTATTGCATACCGGGCATTCTTTGCTCTTCCATTATTAAATAATGAAAAAGGCGTCCATACAAATGCAGTTTACGGATTTACGATGATGCTGATGAAAATACTTGAAGATGAGAAGCCAACACATATACTTGTAGCATTTGATGCAGGCAAAACAACTTTTCGCCATAAAACGTACAGCGAATACAAGGGAGGAAGACAGAAAACGCCTCCAGAGTTATCGGAGCAATTCCCATTTATCCGTGAATTACTGGATGCTTTTGGGATTCCTCAGTATGAATTGGAAAATTACGAGGCCGACGACATTATTGGCACACTTTCAAAACGGGCGGAAAAGGAAGGGTTTCAAGTTAAAGTTATTTCCGGGGATAAAGATTTAACCCAGCTCTGTTCTGAGAAAACGACGGTCGGTATTACTCGCAAAGGAATAACAGATATTGAAGAATATACTCCTGACCATATAAAAGAAAAATATGGGCTGACTCCTGAACAAATTATTGATATGAAAGGATTAATGGGCGATGCATCAGATAATATTCCAGGTGTTCCGGGGGTAGGGGAAAAAACAGCGATTAAGCTTCTCACTGAATTTAAATCGGTTGAAAACCTGTTAAACTCGATTGATCAAGTGACCGGAAAAAAATTGAAAGAAAAGCTGGAGGAATTTAAAGAACAAGCGCTCATGAGCAAAGAGTTGGCTAGGATTACGACAGAAGCTCCGGTAGACTTTGAACTAATGGAGATTGAATATGAGGGGCTCCAAAAAGACAAGGTTATTAAACTTTTTAAGGAGCTTGCATTTCATTCTTTATTAGACAAGATTAGTGGAGAATCTGAGGCAGAAGAAACAGAGCCGATGGAAGAAATTGAATTTGAAATTGTGTCCAATGTTCAATCACACATATTCGCCGATAATAATGTCTTTTATGTTGAAGTGCTCGAGGATAATTATCATTATGCTGACATTATCGGATTTTCAGTTGTTAATGAAAAAGGCAAGTTTTTTATTTCTGTAGAAAACGCTTTAAAATCAGAGGCTTTCAGAGAATGGGCAGAAGATGAAACGAAAAAGAAAACCGTTTATGATGCAAAACGGTCTGAAGTCGTCCTCCGGCACCATCAAATTCATTTAAAAGGCGTGGAATTTGACTTTTTGTTGGCCTCTTACATTATTAACCCGTCTGAATCTATCGATGATATCGCGTCAATTGCCAAACGGTACAATTTTACTAGTGTTCAATCAGATGAAGCTTTTTACGGGAAAGGGGCGAAACGGAAAATTCCTGATGAAGAAAAACTGGCAGAACACCTTGTCCGAAAAGCGGCTGCAATGGAGGCATTAAAGGAAAAACTTGAATTAGAGTTAAAGGAAAACCAGCAATATGAATTATTTAAGGAACTTGAAATGCCTCTGTCACTCATTCTTGCAGATATGGAATACCAAGGGGTAAAGATTGATATCAATCGTCTCCGAGAAATGGGTCATGAAATCAATGAGCAGCTAAAGGAAATTGAAAATAAAATTTATGATTTAGCCGGTGAAAAGTTCAATATCAACTCTCCTAAACAGCTTGGCGTTATTTTATTTGAAAAGCTTGGACTTCCAGTGATGAAAAAAACAAAAACCGGTTATTCGACTTCAGCCGATGTATTGGAAAAGCTTGAACATGAGCACGAGATTGTAAGGGAAATTCTTCATTACCGACAGCTTGGAAAATTACAGTCTACGTATATTGAAGGACTTCTTAAGGTAGTTGACCCGAAAACAAATAAAGTCCATACAAGGTTTAACCAAGCGTTAACACAGACAGGACGGCTTAGCTCTACCGACCCGAATTTACAAAACATACCAATACGGCTTGAAGAAGGGCGGAAAATTCGCCAGGCATTTATCCCTTCGGAAAAAGACTGGGTGATTTTTGCTGCCGATTATTCGCAAATTGAATTAAGGGTGCTCGCTCATATTGCCAATGATGAAAAATTGATCCAGGCTTTTAAAGAGGATTTGGATATCCATACAAAAACAGCGATGGAAGTCTTTCATGTCGAAAAAGAAGAAGTAACTTCCAATATGCGCCGCCATGCAAAAGCCGTCAATTTTGGTATTGTATACGGTATTAGTGATTATGGATTATCCCAAAGCCTTGGTATTACGAGAAAGGAAGCCGCTAAATTTATTGAAAGATATCTTGAAAGCTATCCCGGCGTGAAAGAATATATGGAAGAGATCGTGAAAGATGCCAAGCAAAAAGGATATGTCTCAACGATTCTTCATCGCCGCCGCTATTTACCAGAAATTACAAGCCGTAATTATAATGTTCGAAGCTTTGCAGAGAGAACGGCAATGAACACGCCAATTCAAGGAAGTGCTGCAGATATTATTAAAAAGGCAATGATTGACATGGCAGAACGGCTGAAAGCTGAAGGATTGAAAACTCGTCTTCTTTTGCAAGTGCATGACGAATTAATATTTGAAGCGCCAAAAGACGAGATTGAAAAACTAAAAGAAATTGTACCAGATGTCATGGAGAATGCTGTTGAATTAAAGGTGCCGTTAAAAGTGGATTATTCTTTCGGCCCAACATGGTTTGATGCAAAATAA
- the ytaF gene encoding sporulation membrane protein YtaF, protein MAQLISLLLLSFAVSLDSFSVGFTYGLKKMKIPFKSLAVLACCSAVTLLASMGIGHFFENLFKSEASQSLGGIILIFLGGWVLIQFFLPEKNKDSLHSEKTIVNFEIKSLGIVINILRKPMSADFDRSGTITGIEAFMLGLALSLDAFGAGFGAAMLGYSPILLAVTVAVMSSLFMYLGINIGALFSNCIWIQKFTFIPGVLLIFIGIWKM, encoded by the coding sequence ATGGCGCAGTTGATTTCACTTCTATTATTGTCTTTTGCAGTCAGCCTTGACAGTTTTAGTGTAGGCTTTACTTATGGATTAAAGAAAATGAAAATCCCATTTAAATCGCTTGCCGTTTTAGCGTGCTGTTCAGCTGTGACGCTGTTGGCATCTATGGGAATCGGTCATTTTTTTGAAAACCTTTTTAAATCGGAAGCATCACAAAGTTTAGGGGGCATTATTCTGATTTTTCTAGGCGGCTGGGTTTTGATTCAATTTTTCCTGCCAGAAAAAAATAAGGATAGTCTCCATAGTGAAAAAACAATTGTTAATTTTGAAATTAAATCGTTAGGAATTGTGATTAATATTCTTCGTAAACCTATGTCAGCAGATTTTGACCGATCAGGAACAATTACCGGCATCGAAGCATTTATGTTGGGGCTTGCTTTATCATTAGATGCTTTTGGAGCTGGGTTCGGTGCTGCAATGCTCGGGTATTCTCCGATTCTTTTAGCAGTGACCGTAGCAGTTATGAGTTCATTATTTATGTATCTTGGGATCAATATCGGGGCGTTGTTTTCAAACTGCATTTGGATACAAAAGTTTACTTTTATACCTGGTGTCTTGCTAATATTCATTGGAATTTGGAAAATGTAG
- the hflK gene encoding FtsH protease activity modulator HflK: MISLKRIYTIAGLVILVVILCIVVFSTWYTVDESEQAVILTFGKVEEGITEPGLHLKLPWPIQSVKKLSKETFSLQFGYEEKEGKIKEFPDETKMITGDENIVLADLVVQWKITNPEKYLYNSDNPKEILYDATSASLRSIIGSSKIDDALTSGKAEIEAEVRDLLSTLIDKYDIGISILAVKLQDVELPNDKVRKAFTNVTDARETMNTKINEAKKYENKRKNEALGEKDALIATAEGDKAARIERARGDVAIFNKLYEEYRKNPNITRQRLVLETIEQVLPNTEIYIMNDDGNTLKYFPIRPLEKEKPKAQEQGSENNE; the protein is encoded by the coding sequence ATGATTAGTTTAAAGAGGATTTATACAATTGCCGGCCTTGTTATTCTTGTTGTCATTTTATGTATCGTTGTTTTTTCAACCTGGTATACGGTCGATGAGTCTGAACAGGCTGTCATCTTAACATTCGGCAAAGTTGAGGAAGGGATCACTGAGCCGGGTCTTCATCTTAAATTGCCATGGCCGATACAAAGTGTAAAAAAACTTTCAAAAGAAACGTTCAGTCTCCAATTTGGCTATGAAGAAAAGGAAGGGAAAATAAAAGAGTTTCCAGATGAGACCAAAATGATTACCGGAGATGAGAACATCGTTCTTGCCGATTTGGTCGTCCAATGGAAAATTACTAACCCTGAAAAATATTTGTACAACTCAGATAATCCAAAAGAAATTTTATATGATGCTACATCCGCTTCATTAAGAAGCATTATCGGCAGTTCTAAAATTGATGATGCATTAACATCAGGAAAAGCAGAAATTGAAGCGGAAGTCCGCGATTTGCTTTCTACTCTCATAGATAAGTATGATATTGGCATATCTATCCTTGCTGTAAAGCTTCAGGATGTGGAACTTCCGAATGATAAAGTACGGAAAGCTTTTACAAATGTAACAGACGCACGTGAAACGATGAATACAAAGATTAATGAAGCAAAAAAATATGAGAACAAACGGAAAAACGAAGCACTAGGGGAAAAAGATGCATTGATCGCCACTGCCGAGGGTGACAAAGCTGCCCGGATTGAGCGCGCTCGCGGGGATGTAGCTATATTTAACAAGCTTTATGAAGAATACAGGAAAAACCCAAATATAACAAGGCAGCGCCTCGTACTTGAAACGATTGAACAAGTATTGCCAAATACCGAGATTTATATTATGAATGATGACGGCAATACGCTAAAGTATTTCCCGATTCGCCCTCTGGAAAAAGAGAAGCCGAAAGCTCAAGAGCAAGGAAGTGAAAACAATGAGTAA
- a CDS encoding response regulator transcription factor has product MKKTVLVVDDEQSIVTLLQYNLEQAGFDVITAMDGEDGKDLALKENPDLIILDLMLPKLDGIEVCKQLRQQKMMTPILMLTAKDDEFDKVLGLELGADDYMTKPFSPREVIARVKAILRRSQFQPEVKENEILENGFIKIADLKIYPEQYEAYFAEEQLDLTPKEFELLLYLAKHKGRVLTRDQLLSSVWNYDFAGDTRIVDVHISHLREKIEQNTKKPAYIKTIRGLGYKLEEPKGE; this is encoded by the coding sequence ATGAAGAAAACAGTGCTAGTCGTCGACGACGAACAATCAATTGTAACATTGCTGCAGTACAATTTGGAGCAAGCAGGCTTTGATGTTATAACCGCTATGGATGGTGAAGATGGAAAAGATTTAGCTCTCAAGGAAAATCCCGATTTGATCATTTTGGACCTGATGCTGCCTAAACTTGATGGAATTGAAGTTTGTAAACAATTAAGACAGCAAAAAATGATGACACCCATCTTGATGTTAACGGCAAAAGATGATGAGTTTGACAAAGTTCTCGGTCTTGAACTCGGTGCTGATGATTATATGACAAAGCCTTTCAGTCCCCGTGAAGTAATTGCAAGAGTGAAGGCAATATTACGGAGATCTCAATTTCAGCCCGAGGTAAAAGAAAATGAAATTTTAGAGAATGGTTTTATAAAGATCGCTGACTTGAAAATTTATCCTGAACAATATGAGGCATATTTTGCGGAAGAACAACTTGATTTAACACCGAAAGAATTTGAACTGCTTCTATATTTGGCAAAACATAAGGGCAGAGTGTTAACGCGGGACCAATTGCTAAGTTCGGTATGGAATTATGATTTTGCTGGGGATACCCGAATTGTTGATGTTCATATCAGTCATTTGCGCGAGAAAATTGAGCAAAACACAAAAAAACCTGCCTACATTAAAACAATCCGCGGTCTAGGGTATAAATTAGAGGAGCCGAAAGGGGAATGA
- the coaE gene encoding dephospho-CoA kinase (Dephospho-CoA kinase (CoaE) performs the final step in coenzyme A biosynthesis.) — protein MALVIGLTGGIASGKSTVSNMIKDLGITVIDADVEARLAVEKGKKAYHEIISHFGPEILQSDGTIDRGKLGSIVFHDSEKRLLLNSIVHPAVREQMLTKKIDAEARGEHLIVLDIPLLFESKLTYMVDKTLLVYVDEETQLRRLMERNNFTEQEAKARINSQMPLKEKISLADAVIDNNGTIEETRKQLMRILHEWKYTE, from the coding sequence ATGGCTTTAGTCATAGGATTAACAGGCGGTATTGCAAGCGGGAAAAGCACCGTTTCAAATATGATCAAAGATCTTGGAATTACGGTTATTGATGCGGATGTTGAAGCCCGCCTAGCTGTTGAAAAAGGTAAAAAGGCATATCATGAAATTATTTCGCATTTTGGCCCGGAAATTTTACAAAGCGATGGCACGATTGATCGAGGAAAACTTGGATCGATTGTCTTTCATGATAGCGAGAAGCGTTTGCTTTTAAACAGCATTGTCCATCCTGCTGTCCGCGAGCAAATGCTTACCAAAAAAATAGACGCTGAAGCTCGTGGAGAACATTTAATTGTTTTGGATATTCCCCTTTTGTTTGAAAGCAAGCTGACATATATGGTTGACAAAACATTGCTCGTTTATGTAGATGAAGAGACACAGTTAAGAAGGCTCATGGAGCGCAACAATTTTACGGAGCAGGAAGCAAAAGCGAGAATTAATTCACAGATGCCGTTAAAGGAAAAAATATCATTAGCAGATGCAGTGATCGATAACAACGGAACGATTGAAGAAACGCGGAAACAGCTTATGCGAATTTTACACGAATGGAAATATACTGAATGA
- the hflC gene encoding protease modulator HflC, with protein MSKKVVNLKEGTGNGFEWRNYIKIGIFLVFLIAFLILVFTNLFIVKEGEYKVIRQFGEVVRIEKEPGLSYKIPFVQSVTTLPKYQMTYDVSEAEINTKDKKRMLIDNYAIWRIEDPKKMITNARTVENAETRMEEFIYSVVRTELGQLNYDEIINDEKSSRGSLNDRVTEKVNELLSKDNYGIVVVDVRIKRTDLPEENEQSVYTRMISERESKAQEYLSMGDAQKNRIIAETDRQVKEILAKAQADAETIRAEGEAEAAKIYNKAFSKDPDFYSMFRTLESYKKTINGETVIVLPSDSPYARLLMGYTR; from the coding sequence ATGAGTAAAAAAGTAGTGAATTTGAAAGAGGGAACCGGAAATGGTTTCGAGTGGCGAAATTATATTAAAATTGGAATCTTTTTGGTTTTCCTTATTGCTTTTCTCATTCTTGTTTTCACTAATCTGTTTATTGTAAAAGAAGGGGAATATAAAGTCATTCGTCAATTCGGTGAAGTTGTGAGAATAGAAAAGGAACCGGGATTAAGCTATAAAATTCCGTTCGTTCAAAGCGTTACCACTCTTCCAAAATACCAAATGACGTATGATGTATCGGAAGCAGAAATCAATACTAAAGACAAAAAAAGAATGTTAATTGATAACTATGCGATTTGGAGAATTGAAGATCCGAAAAAAATGATTACGAATGCGAGAACTGTTGAGAATGCAGAAACGCGAATGGAAGAATTCATTTACTCAGTTGTCCGCACAGAGTTGGGGCAATTAAATTATGATGAAATTATTAATGATGAAAAATCATCAAGAGGATCATTAAATGATCGCGTCACAGAAAAAGTAAATGAATTGCTATCAAAAGATAACTATGGAATTGTTGTTGTAGATGTAAGGATAAAGCGGACAGATCTGCCTGAAGAAAATGAACAATCTGTGTATACAAGAATGATTTCGGAGCGTGAATCAAAAGCACAGGAATACCTTTCCATGGGGGATGCACAAAAAAACAGAATAATAGCGGAAACAGACCGTCAAGTAAAGGAAATTTTAGCGAAAGCCCAAGCTGACGCAGAGACGATCCGTGCTGAGGGTGAAGCAGAAGCAGCTAAAATTTACAACAAAGCTTTTTCGAAAGATCCTGACTTTTATTCTATGTTCCGGACACTTGAATCTTATAAGAAAACAATCAATGGAGAGACGGTCATTGTTCTTCCGTCCGATTCCCCATATGCCCGCTTATTAATGGGATATACAAGATAA
- the pnpS gene encoding two-component system histidine kinase PnpS, with protein sequence MIKFRTRLLISIITLIVTVLIGLGLLLGQLFKSYYLKSFNERLKIESDVLTSYIEDNGGIGSFDGHKLDSISRMLESRITISDADGTILYDSGERSNTKIREHAEIIREIIEKQPEIKNGYEVKRGYDLRYYWSPIHKDGKKEGYVFLSTQIDELKKIYRQIWMLLTASLGMALVVIIFLVSRITTRYTKPIESATNVAIELAKGNYLARTYEDHMDETGMLSASINVLARNLQELMKTQEMQQDRLTTLIENMGSGLILIDSKGYINLINRAYKEIFNVNPSDYLYRLYYEVIEHQEISKLIEEIFMTEQKIKKQMLIPLAIERRHFEVYGAPIIGTNDVWKGILLVFHDITELKRLEQMRKDFVANVSHELKTPITSIKGFTETLLDGAMNDKNTLEAFLNIILQESGRLQTLIQDLLDLSKIEQQGFKLNIQTVDLVMMLNDVITILEGKANEKGISLMLETSGEHIIVEGDLYRLKQIFINLINNAITYTPNGGMVTVKIIENKKTVTAKVKDTGIGINKDEIPRIFERFYRVDKARSRNSGGTGLGLAIVKHLVEAHKGNISVQSQFGKGTEFTIEFHKTLQL encoded by the coding sequence ATGATAAAATTCCGGACAAGACTCCTCATTTCTATTATTACCCTAATTGTTACCGTATTAATTGGCCTTGGTTTGTTACTTGGACAGCTTTTTAAAAGTTATTATTTAAAATCGTTTAATGAAAGGCTGAAAATTGAAAGCGACGTGTTGACTTCGTATATAGAGGATAATGGAGGAATTGGCAGTTTCGATGGACATAAACTGGATTCCATTAGCCGTATGCTTGAATCAAGAATAACTATTTCTGACGCAGATGGAACCATTCTTTATGACAGCGGTGAACGATCAAATACAAAAATTAGAGAACATGCGGAAATTATCCGTGAAATTATAGAGAAACAGCCAGAGATTAAAAATGGCTATGAAGTAAAGAGAGGCTATGATTTACGGTATTACTGGAGTCCGATTCATAAAGATGGAAAAAAAGAAGGATACGTATTTCTCAGCACGCAAATAGATGAACTAAAAAAAATCTACCGGCAAATTTGGATGCTCTTAACCGCCAGTCTAGGAATGGCTCTTGTTGTTATTATCTTTTTAGTGTCACGGATCACGACTCGTTATACGAAACCGATCGAATCTGCTACAAATGTTGCGATTGAGCTGGCGAAAGGAAACTATCTTGCCAGAACTTATGAAGATCATATGGACGAAACGGGAATGTTAAGCGCGTCTATCAATGTCCTAGCCCGTAACCTTCAGGAACTGATGAAGACCCAGGAAATGCAGCAGGACCGTTTGACAACTCTAATCGAAAATATGGGAAGCGGCCTTATTTTAATTGACAGCAAAGGATATATTAATCTAATTAATAGGGCTTATAAAGAGATTTTCAATGTAAATCCAAGCGATTATTTATACAGACTATATTATGAAGTAATAGAGCATCAAGAAATTTCGAAATTAATTGAAGAAATATTTATGACAGAACAAAAAATTAAGAAGCAAATGCTCATTCCGCTCGCAATTGAGAGGCGGCATTTTGAAGTATACGGAGCACCTATTATCGGCACAAATGATGTATGGAAGGGTATTTTGCTAGTCTTTCACGATATAACGGAATTAAAAAGGCTTGAGCAAATGAGAAAAGACTTTGTAGCAAATGTTTCCCACGAACTCAAAACACCGATTACCTCTATAAAAGGATTCACTGAAACTCTTTTAGATGGAGCGATGAATGACAAAAATACTCTTGAAGCTTTTCTCAATATCATTTTACAAGAAAGCGGCCGCCTTCAAACGCTTATTCAAGATCTATTAGATTTATCAAAAATAGAACAGCAAGGGTTTAAATTGAATATCCAGACAGTTGATCTTGTCATGATGTTAAACGATGTTATTACGATTCTTGAAGGAAAGGCGAATGAAAAAGGCATTTCATTAATGCTGGAAACTTCTGGAGAACATATTATCGTTGAGGGAGATCTTTATCGACTAAAGCAAATTTTCATTAATCTTATTAATAATGCCATTACATATACCCCTAATGGCGGAATGGTTACAGTGAAAATAATCGAAAATAAAAAGACAGTAACCGCTAAAGTAAAGGATACCGGGATTGGAATTAATAAAGATGAAATCCCGAGAATATTTGAGCGGTTTTACCGGGTGGATAAGGCTAGGAGCCGAAATTCCGGAGGGACCGGTTTAGGGCTGGCGATTGTCAAGCATCTTGTGGAAGCGCATAAAGGCAATATTTCTGTTCAGAGCCAATTTGGCAAAGGGACGGAATTTACAATAGAATTCCATAAAACCTTACAATTATAA
- the mdh gene encoding malate dehydrogenase — MSMKRKKISVIGGGFTGATTAFLLAQKELGDIVLVDIPQMEKPTKGKALDMLEASPVQGFDANIIGTSNYEDTKGSDIVVITAGIARKPGMSRDDLVQTNQKVMKSVTQEIVKYSPNCYIIVLTNPVDAMTYTVFKESGFPKNRVIGQSGVLDTARFRTFVAQELNISVKDITGFVLGGHGDDMVPLVRYSYAGGIPLETLIPKDRLEKIVERTRKGGGEIVNLLGNGSAYYAPAASLVEMCEAILKDQRRILPAIAYLEGEYGYNGIYLGVPTILGANGIEKVIELDLTEEEKAALDKSAQSVRNVMAVLV, encoded by the coding sequence ATGTCAATGAAACGCAAAAAAATTTCTGTGATCGGCGGAGGATTTACCGGAGCTACTACAGCATTCCTTTTAGCTCAAAAAGAACTTGGAGATATTGTTTTAGTTGATATTCCGCAAATGGAAAAACCTACTAAAGGGAAAGCGTTAGATATGCTTGAAGCAAGCCCAGTTCAAGGATTCGACGCTAATATTATCGGGACTTCGAATTATGAAGATACAAAAGGTTCCGATATCGTTGTAATCACAGCAGGAATTGCACGGAAACCTGGAATGAGCCGTGATGATTTAGTGCAAACAAATCAGAAAGTGATGAAAAGTGTAACACAGGAAATTGTGAAATATTCTCCAAATTGCTACATCATTGTATTGACAAATCCGGTTGATGCTATGACTTATACAGTGTTTAAAGAATCAGGTTTCCCTAAAAACCGTGTCATCGGTCAATCAGGTGTACTTGACACAGCCCGTTTCAGAACTTTCGTCGCTCAGGAATTGAACATTTCAGTTAAGGATATTACAGGTTTTGTACTGGGCGGCCATGGAGACGATATGGTTCCCCTTGTTCGCTATTCTTACGCAGGCGGAATTCCCCTTGAAACTCTAATTCCAAAGGATCGCCTTGAGAAAATCGTTGAACGTACACGTAAAGGCGGCGGTGAAATAGTTAACCTTCTTGGAAATGGAAGCGCTTATTATGCTCCTGCTGCTTCTCTTGTTGAAATGTGTGAAGCTATTCTAAAAGATCAGCGTAGAATTCTTCCGGCTATTGCTTACCTTGAGGGAGAATACGGCTATAACGGAATTTACCTTGGCGTTCCAACTATTTTAGGTGCAAACGGTATTGAAAAAGTAATCGAACTTGATTTGACAGAGGAAGAAAAAGCTGCTTTAGATAAATCAGCTCAATCTGTCCGCAATGTAATGGCTGTATTAGTTTAA
- the mutM gene encoding DNA-formamidopyrimidine glycosylase, with the protein MPELPEVETIRRTLIKLVLHKQIDRVSVFWPKMIKHPEEVEQFKDALIGQTIVQISRRGKLLIFYTNDYALVSHLRMEGRYTLFSKNDPVEKHTHVIFHFSDGTELRYKDVRKFGTMHLYKKGTEFQYPPLNQLGPEPFSDSFTIGSLSEKLKKTNRKVKTALLDQKIVVGLGNIYVDEALFRAKIHPERIANSLTDEEIERLHREIIETLSEAVSKGGSTVRSYVNSQGQIGMFQLEHFVYGREGEVCKICGSPLEKSVVGGRGTHYCANCQK; encoded by the coding sequence TTGCCGGAACTTCCGGAAGTAGAAACAATAAGAAGGACATTAATAAAGCTTGTTCTACATAAACAGATTGACCGTGTATCTGTTTTTTGGCCGAAAATGATAAAACACCCTGAAGAAGTTGAACAGTTTAAAGACGCTTTAATTGGCCAAACGATTGTACAGATCAGCAGAAGGGGTAAATTATTGATTTTTTATACGAATGATTATGCCCTTGTTTCCCATTTGCGGATGGAAGGGCGGTACACTTTGTTTTCGAAGAATGATCCGGTCGAAAAGCATACACATGTCATTTTTCATTTTTCCGACGGAACAGAGTTGCGATATAAAGATGTTCGTAAATTTGGAACAATGCATTTGTATAAAAAAGGAACTGAATTTCAATATCCTCCGTTGAATCAGCTCGGACCGGAACCTTTTTCTGATTCTTTCACGATCGGCTCGCTTTCAGAAAAACTCAAGAAAACGAACAGAAAAGTGAAAACAGCGCTTTTGGATCAAAAAATCGTGGTCGGGCTTGGAAATATTTATGTCGATGAGGCTTTGTTTCGAGCGAAAATTCATCCGGAAAGGATAGCCAATTCATTGACTGACGAGGAAATCGAACGCCTTCATCGTGAAATCATCGAAACCTTATCTGAAGCAGTTTCCAAAGGAGGAAGCACGGTTCGGTCGTATGTTAATTCCCAGGGACAAATCGGTATGTTTCAGTTAGAACATTTTGTTTACGGCCGAGAGGGCGAAGTATGTAAGATTTGCGGTTCACCGCTTGAAAAATCAGTTGTAGGCGGCAGGGGCACACATTACTGCGCAAACTGCCAAAAATGA